The Enterobacter cloacae complex sp. ECNIH7 nucleotide sequence GTGCAGGTTTATACACATATATCAGACCAATACAGCCCATTTTATACCAAAGTGATCAGCCGGGTCAGGGACTCTACCCATGTGCTGGATGGGTTGCTCTATCACGAAAGCGACCTGGAAATTACGGAGCATTACACCGATACAGCGGGTTTCACTGAACATGTTTTTGCGCTAATGCATCTACTTGGGTTTGCATTTGCACCAAGGATCCGGGATCTCCATGACAAACGGCTATTCATTCATGGAAAGGCGGAAAAATATTCTGGGCTTCAGTCAATCATATCCACGACCAGTCTGAATCTCAAAGAAATTGAGACACACTGGAATGAGGTACTGCGCCTGGCGACCTCGATCAAGCAGGGCACGGTAACCGCCTCGCTGATGTTAAAAAAGTTGGCCAGCTACCCCAAACAAAACGGCCTGGCAAAAGCGTTACGGGAAATTGGCCGTATCGAGCGAACGTTGTTTATGCTGGACTGGTTTCGCGATCCGGCCCTGCGTCGTCGTGTGCAAGCCGGTTTAAATAAGGGTGAAGCCCGCAATGCGCTTGCGCGGGCCGTTTTTATGCACCGGTTGGGCGAAATAAGAGACAGGGGGCTGGAAAATCAAAGCTATCGCGCCAGCGGGCTGACGCTGTTGACTGCGGCGATCACGTTGTGGAACACGGTGTATATAGAAAGGGCCATCGAATCACTAAAACGAAAGGGGCTCCAGATTAATGAGCCGTTGGTTTCTCACCTGTCCCCTCTGGGCTGGGAGCATATCAACCTGAGCGGAGATTACATCTGGCGTAATAATCTTAAGCTGGGATCCGGTAAATATCGACCGTTACGCACAGTTGATGTCAGTCTGTACAAAAAAGAGGCTTAGCGTAGGATATTTTCCGTTTTCCAAGCGGACCCCTCTTAGCCACTTGATAGAAGCTGTCGTAGGTGGTGTAGTTCTCCACCACGTCGAGGATGAACTTCTCCTGGATCGCCTGCTTGGTGGTGTAGGTCAGTTCTTCGGGCGAGCGGGACTGCACCTTGTCACCGACCAGGGTCTTCTCGCCGAACAACTCCAACGTCTTGTTCTTAGGTGTGGCAGTGAACGCGAAGTAGCTGGCGTTGGCCAACAGTTTGCGCGAGGCAATACGCTTCTCGATTTCCGCGTTGACTGCATCCTGCGTGCTGTCCTCCTCGAACTCCTCCGCAGCAACCTTGCCGCCGAGGGCTTCGTGCATCCGCGCCGTGGTCTTGCCGCCTTGGCTGGAATGCGCCTCGTCGATCAACAGCGCGAAGCTCTTGCCTGAGAGGTCGCCCAGCTCATCGAGGATGAACGGGAATTTCTGCACCGTGGTGACGATGATCTTCTTGCCCCGGCGCAGATACTCGCGCAGCTCCTGCGCGTTGTCGGAGTGGCCGAAGATCGCCGCCACATGGTCATAACCCTTGATGGTGCGGGCGATCTGTGTGTCCAACGCACGCCGGTCGGTGATGACGATGATGGAGTCGAACTGCACCGTCAGCGGATCGTCCTTGCGGCGCAGCTCCACCAACTGGTGCGCCAGCCAGGCAATGGTGTTGCTCTTGCCGCTTCCTGCCGAATGCTGGATTAGGTAACGATTACCCACCCCATCCGCATGGGCGAGGCGCAGAAGGGCTCGCACCGTGCGCAACTGATGGAAGCGTGGGAAGATCTGCTTGCGCTTCTTGCGTTTCTTGCCGCCAGCGTCCACTTCTTCCTCTTCTACCACCTGCGCGTAGCTCTCGATGATGTTGGCCAGCGACTCGCGAGTCAGCACCTGCTTCCATAGGTAATCAGTCTTCAGACCATCCGGATTGGGTGGGTTGCCAGCGCCGCTGTTCCAGCCCTGGTTAAATGGCAGGAACCACGAGGCCTTGCCCTTCAGCTCGGTACAGAACGCAGCCTCCACATCATCCACTGCAATGTGCGCCACACAACGCCCCAACTGGAACAGCAGCTCCTGCGGGCTGCGCGTGGTCTGGTACTGGACGATGGCGTCGGCCAGGGTCTGCTTGGTCAGCGAGTTCTTCAACTCGAAAGTCAGCACCGGCAGACCGTTGATGAAGATGGCCAAGTCTAACTCGTTGCCGGATTCGTTGCTGTAGCGTACCTGTCGGGTAACGCTGAAGATGTTCTTGCCGAAGGCGTCTGCTGCTGCTGCGTTGCCCGGCGTGGGTAGCAGCTTGTAGAGATCGACGTGTACGGGGCCGTGGCTAACCCCCTTGCGAAGCACATCCACCACACCGCGCTTGGTGATCTCACCTTGCAACCGGTGCAGGAACTGAGTGCGCTTGATGCCGTCCGCCGCCAGTTCCAGCGTGTCTACTGCCTTGGGCTGGGTGGATTGCAAGAAGGCGAGCAGCTGTGTCACATCCAGCGCCACGTCGCGGTTGTAGTCGGTGGGCTTGCCCTGCACGTAGCCGTTGTGGGTGGCGGCGAAGTCCGTGGGAGCCAGCTCATGGCTGTACTCGGGCTGCGGCACACCGGTCAAGCTGCGTACCACGCGCGCCTCGAACCAGCGCTCACTGGTGTCAGTTTTCGCCATCGCCATCCTCCTCCTCGGTCACATCATCTGGGTCATCGCCGAGCGCAGCCAGCGCCGTGTCGTCCACCACGTCGTCCGGGCCGGGCTGCCAGCCCCGCACGTCCACTTGGCCTGTGACCACATCGGCAATCAGGCGGTCGCGGTATTCGCGGATCAGCTTGATTTCTTCTTCGGTACGGGCGATGGCGTCGTCCAGCGGCTGGCATTCGTCGCTGATCCACCGGCAGATGGCTTTTTGTTCTTCGATGGGAGGGACGGTGAACGGAATCGTCACGAGCTTTTCGCGCGTCAGGTGCGCGATGCTGACGCGGTTCACGATGGCATTGAAACGGCCACGCTTGCCATAGGTGAAAAACTGGTGAAACAGGAATTCCGGCAGCATCATCGGCTTGGCCGCAACCCGATGCACAGAGTTCTGGATGTAGCACTCCGGCAGTTCATCGTTCCACATGCAGGCCCGACCAACTTCTCCGCCTTCGCTGACCAGCAAGTCACCCTTGCGGACGCGGAGCTGCGCCATCTCAGCTTTGGCTACCCACATTTCCTTTACGTCGCGCACATCGGGCTTAATCCACTGCACATTCGTGGAGCGCAGGTAGGGCTTGAAATCCCCATCGCCAGCCTTGGCTTCCGTGGTCAGCATCTTGCCCAAGACCACGTTGGCCACGTTCTTCAGCCTTTGCACTTCCCAGTGCTCCGGTACCTCACCCAGCCATTCGATGCCGGACGGCTTCAGAGCCACCGATGAATCAAGGCCGCGCGTGACAGCGTGGTCGATAATTCGCAGCTTCTGTTCGGTGAGCAGCTTGATCAGATCGCGCTTGGTCTTGATGAAGCGGGCCATGTGCGCATCCTGAGCGCGCAGGTAAGCGACGATTTGGTCCTGCTCAGGGCGCGGAGGGACAGGAATTGGAATTTGCCCAAACTGGTCAAAATACAGCCGAAGGCGCATATCCATTATGCCCCTCGACCTTATTTTGAACTGCTGAAGATATTTCTTCGTTCTGAATAGAAAATGATAATAGTCAGTGTTGCATGACTTGATTGGCCTCAAAATATCATAAGCTGGGCTGGTAACGCCTTGATAATGGGAGGCGCCAATAGCACCCATCCAAGCAAGGAGCTTGTTGCAAATTATGTCACCCTCTTTTACAACCCAGTATCCATCGGTTGAAGAAGCTTTATTGCCGCGTTGCTCAAGGCTTTTTCTCGGTCTGACGCCAATATGAGTGTAAACAGATAGCAACTCCATCTGGTTATTTGCTGGAGCTTTTTCAATGACCAAGCGGAACATTTGCTTGGTACGCAGAATGGCCCACGACTCAGGTAAATATTCAAACCATTGCAAACCAGTTCGCCAGTAATCCGGATAAGGGCCAAACATTATTTTTCTACCCCCACTATCTTGTGCAGCAACCCCTCGCTTTGCTGCTCCAGAGCGAGGATGTCGGCGCGGATTTCGGCCAGCGTGCGCAGTGGTGTGGGCTTGTAGAAGTAGCGGGCAAACGATATCTCATAACCGATCTGGGTCTTGTCGGTAGCGATCCAGGCGTCCGGTACATGCGGCAGCACTTCCCGCTCGAAAAACGCATCGATACCACCCGACTCCTTCAGCGGTACCTGCTCGGTATCGCGCAGCTCACTGTCGGGTTCGTACTCGACCATGAACCGATCCTTGCCCACTGTCTCCAGGTACGCGCCATCGAAGCCGGGCTCAAAGAAGTCGCTCGCCTTGAGTTTGCTGCGTTTGGCAATGACTGGCGGGGCCGTTTCGTCACGCCAGCTCACAGCTTTGTAGATGGCCTTCTTCTCGGGTGCGCTGAGCTTGTCACCCTGAGCTTTCAGGGCAGTATCGAAGCGGGTACGGAATTCATTGTGGTCATCGAACACGGCGCTACCTAGAGCTTTTTGCACCCGTTGCGCCACCACCATCAGCGCCTTGTCGCGCAGCCACGTCGATGCGTCGAGCAGCTTCTTGCGGCGCTTGGCGGGCACGGCCTTACGCGCGGCGGGAGTCTCGCTGTCATCGCCGCTGTCTTCGTTCTCGTCCTCTTCGTTCTCGTCCTCGCCTTTCAGCCATGCCTCGATGGTCGGCTTGAGCTTGGCGAAATCGGTATAGAGCGCCTCGCCGTGGGTGGCGTAGATCTCGGCGCGTATCGCCTCGTCGCCGGTGGCAAAACGCAGGAGTTCGATTCGCTCGTCGGAGAGCTGGCTTTTCAGGCGCAGCGGGCGCTCGACAGTGATCTTCCAGTAGCCGAAGTCCTGAGTGTCGAACCATTTCGACTCGGCGGTTTCTTGCGCCTCGCCGAGGTAGATGTCGATGATTCGCTGGATGTCTCCATCCGAGAGTTCACAATTCTTCTTGCCGAGATTGCGGCGCAGCGGCTGGAACCAGCCACTTGCATCGATCAACTGCACTTTGTCACGACGCGCTTCGGCTTTCTTGTTGGCCAACACCCAGATATAGGTGGCGATGCCGGTGTTGTAGAAAATGTTGAGCGGCAGGGCGATGATGGCCTCCAGCCAGTCGTTCTCCAGCACCCAACGGCGGATGTTACTCTCGCCCTGGCCTGCATCGCCGGTGAACAGCGCGGAGCCATTATGAACCAGCGCGATGCGGCTGCCCAACGGCGTGTGGTGTTTCATCTTTTGCAGCTTATTCACCAGGAACATGAGCTGTCCGTCGCTGGAGCGGGTGATAAGCTTGAACTCAGCATTGCCCGCGTGGCTGACGATGAAGCGCTGGTCATTGAATTCCTTCTTGCCGCCCATGCGCTCCAGATCGGTCTTCCAACTCTTGCCGTAGGGCGGGTTGGAGATCATGAAATCAAATTCGCGCGAACGGAACTGGTCAGCGGACAGAGTGGACTTATCAGCGCCACCGACGATGTTCTCGGCCTCCTCGCCTTCGCCCTTCAAGAGCAGATCGGCCTTGCAGATGGCGTAGGTTTCGTCGCTAATTTCTTGCCCGAACAGGTGGATGGAGACTTCCTTGCCATGCTGCCCGGCAAGCTCGTGTAGCGATTCCTCGGCCACGGTGAGCATGCCGCCGGTGCCGCAGGAGCCGTCGTAGAGCGAATAGGTGCTAGACTCGATGCGCTCGGCCACAGGAAGGAACAGCAGCTTGGCCATGAGCTGCACCACGTCGCGCGGGGTGAAGTGCTCGCCTGCCTCTTCATTGTTATCTTCGTTAAAGCGGCGGATCAGCTCTTCGAACACAGTGCCTATGCCATGGTTGTCCAGCGGCGGCAGCTTGATGCGGCCGTCGGCATCCTTCACCGGCAACGGCGAGAGATTGACCTCCGGGTCGAGGAAATCTTCAATCAAGTAGCCCAGAACGTGGGAATCCACCAACTTCTGGATCTGGTTGTGGAAACTGAACTTGGCGAGGATTTCCTGGACGTTGGGCGAAAATCCATCCAGATACGCAATAAAATCATCACGCAGCCGCTGGCCTGCGGCACTGGCCTTGAGCTTGGCCAGAGTAAATTCCGATACGTTGTAGAAGGCTTGGCCTGCTGCCATACGCAGAGCGCCGTCTTGCTCGACCACTTTATGGGCATCAAGGAGCTTCTTGCGCTCTAGCACAGCATCTTTCGTCGCCTCTAGCACGGCATCAAGCCGTCGCAGTACGGTGAAGGGCAGGATCACGTCGCGGTACTTGCCGCGTACATAGACGTCGCGCAAGCGGTCATCGGCAATGTTCCAGATGAAATCGGAAATCCACTTGATCTGGCTTTGGTCTTGTTGTTGCTTCTTATGCATCGATACTTACCTTAATTCGCCGCTGAGGCGCTGGCATTGTCTGTGGTGACGGCGAGTTTCCAATGATTTTTGAGTTCGCCCATCAGGCGTTTCTGACGCTCAGCCAGAAGGTTGGGTGTCCACTCGTTTTCTGACCTGACTTCCTGCGTTAGCACGAAGGGCGACGCCTTGCCCTTACCCCTGAAGTAGGCATCCTTCTTCTTGGAAAAGTCGTAGTTGCTGGCAGATGAGTTCTTGTTCCTATCCAGCGGAACTAGATTGGCCAAACGGTGCGTCCAGCAATCTCGCTCGTCTTCATCCGGGAACCACTTGATCCAGTCCGAACCGTCAGGCGGGTTTTGCGGCAGCACATGCTCCAGCGACACGGCGTTTTGCAGCTGCACTCCAGGGGCTCGAACCAGAGATTCGAGACGTAAAACCAGTGCCATGCGGGCTTTGGGCAGGTTGCGGTAGATATCTCCGTCGAGAGCAGCCACGAAATCTCGCTTCTGTTTGTCTGTAAGTGCCAGAGTGCCCAAGGTGACTAGATCGCCGTCGAAGGCCGTGGACTCGATGTCTTTAATGAGCGCAGCGTAGGTTTCGATGCGTTCGTTGATACCCACCTTTGTAACCAACATGAAATAGGTAAGGCGTTCTAGTGATTGGAAGAATTCTGCGAGCAATTTTGGTTTTTGCCGGAATCGCTTGAAATACACCAGTGCCGGGGGTACCCAGTCCTTGAAGTCCACGCGGTTGAGCCAGAACAGGTGCTCGTTGATCGTCTCGGCGTGCTCGGTCGCCTCAAAGTCAGCGTCGCGCACGAAGTCCCATACTTCTGCGTAAGGTTTGATGACGGAGTCGATCAGGGCGATAGGGTTATTGTACTCGGTGACGTGCTCTTGGAATTCTTTGACCAAAATGTACTTCTGCTTCTTCTTCGCATAGATGCTACGGATGTGACCGAACAGATCACCAAAGGCGTCACGGCCCAGTGAGGTTTCGATGCGACTCCACTCCTTGGCATAGACCCGACTCTTAATGTCGCCTGCCGTGGTGCGGATTAGGCCCAGAACCTGCGCCTTGATGATGTCGATAGGCGCGAGGTCAAGCCCCCGATTATTGAGCACGGAAAAGATGCGGTAGGCAGCTTCAAGATCGGGCGTGGAGATAACAACCAGCGAGCAGTCGTTGGCCAGGAACTGCCACAGTGCGCTCAGATCGGCGGGCGGTAGCGCCTTGGCTTTGGCAAGCAGCAGCGTGGCGTTTTCGCGGTATCGAAGTCGGCTGTCTTCCAGCTTGTCGGTGCTAGTGACCAACTGTGCGATGCCGCCCGGCTCTTGAATGTTGGTGCGAAAGAAGTCGGCATCCTCCTCGCGGGCGGTCAGGCGGTATTCATTTTTCTCGCCGAGGCTGACCTTGCCCTTCTTGTAGAGGAAATCGGTGATGTCGTCGGCTGCGTGCGGCATGGCCTCGCGCAGCACTGCAAACAGCATCGTCAGCGTCGACAGGCGCTGCTGGCCATCGACCACCGACGATTTGGGCTCTCGGTCGTTCTTGATCAGAACGATACTGCCGAGGAAGTATTGGCTGGTTGCACCGGAGACACGCGCATCCAGCATCGCCGAGTGCAGATCATCGAACAGCTCTGTGGCCTGCTCGGTTGTCCAGGCATAGGGACGCTGGTAGTCCGGAATCTCGAACTGGTAGCTGCCTTCGAAGATCTCGCGGATCAGTTTGTCGTGGGCTTCAAGTGTCTTGGCCATTGTTTTCCTCTTTCCTATGATTCCTTGGAACTGCTCAGGGCTTGGTATCCTGGAGCCAGCTTGGCGCTCTCGACTCCGTACAGCACCAGCGGATCGCTAAGCCATAGGCGATACTGTTCTTCTTTGAGGCGATGGTCAGGCGAGCAGTCCACGCTCCAGTGCAGCAGCATGTAGCCCACAACAGCAGCCCGCACGCGCATCTTGATCGACCCGTTGGTCATCCCGTAGTCCATCTTGATGACCTCGGGACGCGCAAAGCGCGGATGAGGCACTAAGTCCAACTCCACGATCCGAGTCCACTGAATGTCGTTGTCCGAACGCTCGTTAGCCTTGGGTTCTTCATCAAGCAGGATAGGCGCTTCAATGCGGGTGACAACGAAGTCGCGGAACTCGCCACTCTTGCGATCAAAAGCTCGGACGTGCCAGCGCAGGCCGGTATCGACCAGCGCAAAGGGCACAATGATCCGCTCGGTCTCACCGCTGCTCATTGAGTGGTAGCGGATGGCTACTGGCCGCTTGGCGTGGATAGCCCGGCAGATTGGGGCCAGCACATCCATCCGTGGGCAGCTCAAAGCCACTGGAGACTCGCATGGCAGCAGCGGCCGCGAGTCGACGTTCACTCCATCTCCAAACCCAAGCGCGAGTGTCGACAAAACACGTTGCGTCGAGTGCTCGAAAATTGGAACAAACGCCTTGCCTATGCGGTAGATCTTGTTGCTACCATCGAATTCAATGTTCTGCGGTGCGATTTCCCGGTAAAGAGCCAGATCGCGAGTTGCCCCTGCCGGCGCCACACCGAAGCGCTCAATCAGGTCTGGGCGCCCAATATCACCGAAGAAGTAGAGCTGGAAGTCGATGTAGGCCAGCCGCTCGCGCTGGGCAAGGCTCAAATCCTCGACCCGTTTAGAGGGTGAACTAATCATGTGCCGCAGCTATGAAATGAAAGGAGAATGTAGTGATGTGATCCATATAGCGCTATTGTTATCATCAAATTGATTACAATCATGCACCATCTTTACTATAACAACAAGATATAAAGCCTCAAACGTAGACATAGTTCGTCTTGTATTAAATCTCTTCAATACGTTAGATTGATGTCATCCAACTGTGAAATCTTGCCGCCCAGTGCTCTGTCGACTCCTCATGCAACTTGCCCTTATCCACGGATTTGGTCTGCGGGTGAGGAATGCCGGAATAGCCATCCTTGCCGCAGAGCATTTTTAACCGCTGATTTGGCCAGTGCAGTGATTTCTGGGTTAACTCTTCTGCCAACAGCGTAAGCTGCTTGGGCCAATCCAGAGGCGACTTCAGCCGTAATAGCAAAGTTGATAGAGAACAAACACCGTCAGATGTATCGACTTCTAGGATATAGAAGGTGCGGCCCTGCAACTCCACCTCAACAACGGCCAGGCACCTTTAACCTGCTCCCCGTATTTTCACACAGACTGCTGTTAGTTACTTCCGCTTTTGGCACAAAGCAGACGTTAAGACTTACAGCATCGGGAAACTTCTGGATGCCGCGTCAGCGGCATGGAGGCGCCAGATGAGGTTACATGTGTCTGTGGAGTCAAATGGCGCCGAAAGCCCGGCGTAGCCGGTTACCGGGCTATAAATTCTGCCACCCTACCCCCTGCCCTGATTAGCCTTAACCCGCTATCAGCAATGAAGAAATTAAGGTAATCCCTTTTAACCCCGGTGAGCGGGCTTTACGGCGTTTACGACGTAAAGGGCGTGATTTCCGGGGCCTTAGCGGCGGCAGCTTGCTGCTGACGCTTAGGGGGATGTTCATCAACTATTTCAGCGACACCAGGGAACTTAACATGGTAGCTGCAAAGCCATACCCGCGAAAAACATCTCAGACGCCGCTGTACGCGGTCGGAGTGGACCCGGCAAGGCGACAGCCGCAGTCGGGGCGTATCTCCGCGTTAGCGGGCCGCAGGGCCGCTTACGAGCGTGTACTAAACAACTGACCACAGCTCCACCCACAGCGATGAAGAAGAGTAGTTACAACACCCATCATTAAAAGCGATGGTGTTCCCCGGCCTTTGGCCGGGGGCGGCGGCGCTTTTCAGTGGTGGGGAGGGGCACGGGATGTCAGAACGGCGCTGGTTTTCTGCCATAAGGGATTGTTTGTATGTTGTAACTACTGGTTCCGGGGCCCGTCGCAAGGCGACGGGAGGTACATATGTTGTTTCCGAACCGGCGCGACCGTCAGGTCGCTGCAAGGGCGGGCATTCTCAGGAGCCTGTCCAGAGGTCAGGCGATGAACAGGTTATATCTTTATAAGAGAGAAAAAGTCTTTATTTAAAAGAAGTAGAGATCTGGTTTTTAAAAGAAACCACGCACTTTGAAATTACTTCGCCTGGCGCTTTGTAAGCATAACGGTTGTAACCTTATGGAAACTTCCCTTGCAGTTATTTGTGGATAACTGAATTCAGCGGCCGAAAGTGACGCCAGCGATGAAATTTCTGGCTATTCTGATGGTCGGAAAACATGGGATTTGGTTAACAGCCCCGCCACTTAGCTCAGATAATAAGCTGTGGCGGGAAGCAGACGTGCGGAACCCTCCGGCGCCAGCCGGATTTTTCACACAGGAAGGGTTATATGGGGACGGTGGCCAGCCGCGTGTAGTTGTTACCGCGCGACATTAGCATGCGCTCTTTCACTCGCCGCTCCAGCTCCCGCTTCATGGCATCAAGACCACCGGTAAAGCGTCCGCAGGCGTATTCCCGTGTCAGCTGTTGTTTCACCAGGGTCACAATGTACTTGCGGGTTCTTTCCGCGTCACGACGTGCACGGGCACGTTTCAGGCCATGCTGTTTACGTTCGGACTGGTAGCTGCGGAACCGTTCGCGCACAAACCGCCAGGACTTCGCTATCAGCTCGTCCATCTCCAGCGGCTTCAGGTTCTGCTTTTTGCGCTGCTGATTTTCCCATTCCACGCGGCTGCGGCGGGCAGCCACAACAGCCACGTCAGAGACATCGAGCGCCGAGAAAAGTGCTGGTGTGAAGGTGATATCAGTCGGTATA carries:
- a CDS encoding restriction endonuclease subunit S, which gives rise to MFGPYPDYWRTGLQWFEYLPESWAILRTKQMFRLVIEKAPANNQMELLSVYTHIGVRPRKSLEQRGNKASSTDGYWVVKEGDIICNKLLAWMGAIGASHYQGVTSPAYDILRPIKSCNTDYYHFLFRTKKYLQQFKIRSRGIMDMRLRLYFDQFGQIPIPVPPRPEQDQIVAYLRAQDAHMARFIKTKRDLIKLLTEQKLRIIDHAVTRGLDSSVALKPSGIEWLGEVPEHWEVQRLKNVANVVLGKMLTTEAKAGDGDFKPYLRSTNVQWIKPDVRDVKEMWVAKAEMAQLRVRKGDLLVSEGGEVGRACMWNDELPECYIQNSVHRVAAKPMMLPEFLFHQFFTYGKRGRFNAIVNRVSIAHLTREKLVTIPFTVPPIEEQKAICRWISDECQPLDDAIARTEEEIKLIREYRDRLIADVVTGQVDVRGWQPGPDDVVDDTALAALGDDPDDVTEEEDGDGEN
- a CDS encoding type I restriction-modification system subunit M; amino-acid sequence: MHKKQQQDQSQIKWISDFIWNIADDRLRDVYVRGKYRDVILPFTVLRRLDAVLEATKDAVLERKKLLDAHKVVEQDGALRMAAGQAFYNVSEFTLAKLKASAAGQRLRDDFIAYLDGFSPNVQEILAKFSFHNQIQKLVDSHVLGYLIEDFLDPEVNLSPLPVKDADGRIKLPPLDNHGIGTVFEELIRRFNEDNNEEAGEHFTPRDVVQLMAKLLFLPVAERIESSTYSLYDGSCGTGGMLTVAEESLHELAGQHGKEVSIHLFGQEISDETYAICKADLLLKGEGEEAENIVGGADKSTLSADQFRSREFDFMISNPPYGKSWKTDLERMGGKKEFNDQRFIVSHAGNAEFKLITRSSDGQLMFLVNKLQKMKHHTPLGSRIALVHNGSALFTGDAGQGESNIRRWVLENDWLEAIIALPLNIFYNTGIATYIWVLANKKAEARRDKVQLIDASGWFQPLRRNLGKKNCELSDGDIQRIIDIYLGEAQETAESKWFDTQDFGYWKITVERPLRLKSQLSDERIELLRFATGDEAIRAEIYATHGEALYTDFAKLKPTIEAWLKGEDENEEDENEDSGDDSETPAARKAVPAKRRKKLLDASTWLRDKALMVVAQRVQKALGSAVFDDHNEFRTRFDTALKAQGDKLSAPEKKAIYKAVSWRDETAPPVIAKRSKLKASDFFEPGFDGAYLETVGKDRFMVEYEPDSELRDTEQVPLKESGGIDAFFEREVLPHVPDAWIATDKTQIGYEISFARYFYKPTPLRTLAEIRADILALEQQSEGLLHKIVGVEK
- a CDS encoding DUF262 domain-containing protein, translating into MAKTLEAHDKLIREIFEGSYQFEIPDYQRPYAWTTEQATELFDDLHSAMLDARVSGATSQYFLGSIVLIKNDREPKSSVVDGQQRLSTLTMLFAVLREAMPHAADDITDFLYKKGKVSLGEKNEYRLTAREEDADFFRTNIQEPGGIAQLVTSTDKLEDSRLRYRENATLLLAKAKALPPADLSALWQFLANDCSLVVISTPDLEAAYRIFSVLNNRGLDLAPIDIIKAQVLGLIRTTAGDIKSRVYAKEWSRIETSLGRDAFGDLFGHIRSIYAKKKQKYILVKEFQEHVTEYNNPIALIDSVIKPYAEVWDFVRDADFEATEHAETINEHLFWLNRVDFKDWVPPALVYFKRFRQKPKLLAEFFQSLERLTYFMLVTKVGINERIETYAALIKDIESTAFDGDLVTLGTLALTDKQKRDFVAALDGDIYRNLPKARMALVLRLESLVRAPGVQLQNAVSLEHVLPQNPPDGSDWIKWFPDEDERDCWTHRLANLVPLDRNKNSSASNYDFSKKKDAYFRGKGKASPFVLTQEVRSENEWTPNLLAERQKRLMGELKNHWKLAVTTDNASASAAN
- a CDS encoding helix-turn-helix transcriptional regulator codes for the protein MISSPSKRVEDLSLAQRERLAYIDFQLYFFGDIGRPDLIERFGVAPAGATRDLALYREIAPQNIEFDGSNKIYRIGKAFVPIFEHSTQRVLSTLALGFGDGVNVDSRPLLPCESPVALSCPRMDVLAPICRAIHAKRPVAIRYHSMSSGETERIIVPFALVDTGLRWHVRAFDRKSGEFRDFVVTRIEAPILLDEEPKANERSDNDIQWTRIVELDLVPHPRFARPEVIKMDYGMTNGSIKMRVRAAVVGYMLLHWSVDCSPDHRLKEEQYRLWLSDPLVLYGVESAKLAPGYQALSSSKES
- a CDS encoding Tn7-like element transposition protein TnsE, whose product is MQGRTFYILEVDTSDGVCSLSTLLLRLKSPLDWPKQLTLLAEELTQKSLHWPNQRLKMLCGKDGYSGIPHPQTKSVDKGKLHEESTEHWAARFHSWMTSI